The following are encoded in a window of Primulina eburnea isolate SZY01 chromosome 4, ASM2296580v1, whole genome shotgun sequence genomic DNA:
- the LOC140830776 gene encoding uncharacterized protein has protein sequence MNSNYGKSNNKAGSINSFDFDLGLGSGRSKPMKDQKSQTSSYASTMYSQKPNATSSWNQQPNKSSWTHQPAVTVQSGGVGSLSGPTSMVGDIFGKSWNSTAPASGVGIVQNKNSNLFGDLLNSAMGQNKGSNNVPLKNAARPGSQSTFSMGGVADSLPKSGISTQTTGSWDSNASNNSGNVNFGSNYNTSSNPGGGNVNFGGNNNRNPNLGDSSMKSMGGGNNGGGGIGSNKDPFGSYVDFGSKKPDVTNSSRKESDKSGLKNNLFGGFQNPTSQTSGSQFSSDPFSTSKTDPIGDFGFVDIQTQSQSQPARQPSGASDFDALFSSTTNGGSRGYEGFTSQQLSGNDDLGIDAEFEGGADGGGTTELEGLPPPPAGVNAPSAKNKGMDNYKQGQYADAIKWLSWAIFLLEKAGDNDGRMEVLTCRASCYKEVGEYKKAVADCTKVLEHDDTNVSVLVQRSLLYESMEKYKLGAEDLRTVMKLDPGNRVARSTIHRLTKMAG, from the exons ATGAATTCGAATTACGGAAAGTCGAATAACAAGGCGGGTTCGATCAATTCGTTTGATTTCGATCTGGGGCTGGGATCGGGGCGATCGAAGCCTATGAAAGATCAGAAAAGCCAGACTTCCTCGTATGCATCAACTATGTACTCACAAAAGCCTAACGCTACGTCGTCCTGGAACCAACAGCCCAACAAGTCCTCGTGGACGCATCAGCCCGCTGTTACGGTTCAATCTGGTGGCGTTGGATCTTTATCCGGCCCGACGTCTATGGTGGGAGATATTTTCGGGAAAAGCTGGAATTCCACTGCTCCTGCATCGGGTGTGGGAATTGtacaaaataagaactcaaatcTGTTTGGTGATTTGCTGAACTCGGCAATGGGCCAGAATAAGGGCAGCAATAATGTTCCGCTGAAAAATGCAGCTCGCCCGGGGAGTCAGAGCACGTTCTCAATGGGAGGGGTGGCTGATTCCTTGCCGAAAAGTGGTATTTCCACTCAAACTACTGGATCCTGGGATTCAAACGCAAGTAATAATAGtggaaatgtgaattttggtagCAACTATAATACCAGTTCGAATCCTGGTGGTGGGAATGTGAATTTTGGTGGAAATAATAATAGAAATCCAAATCTTGGTGATTCATCAATGAAAAGCATGGGAGGAGGTAACAACGGAGGTGGTGGGATAGGTTCAAATAAGGACCCTTTTGGGTCTTACGTTGATTTTGGGTCTAAGAAGCCTGACGTTACCAACTCATCAAGAAAAGAAAGTGATAAGAGTGGTTTAAAGAACAATTTGTTTGGGGGATTTCAAAACCCGACCTCCCAAACAAGTGGTTCTCAATTCTCATCAGATCCTTTCAGCACGAGTAAGACCGATCCAATTGGTGATTTTGGGTTTGTGGATATTCAGACTCAAAGTCAAAGCCAACCTGCTAGGCAACCCTCAGGGGCAAGCGATTTTGACGCATTATTCTCTTCAACTACCAATGGTGGCTCGCGGGGATATGAAGGATTTACTAGCCAGCAACTGTCTGGGAATGATGATTTGGGGATAGATGCCGAGTTTGAAGGAGGGGCTGATGGAGGTGGAACGACTGAGCTCGAAGGCCTTCCTCCCCCACCTGCTGGTGTTAATGCTCCTTCTGCTAAAAATAAGGGTATGGATAATTATAAACAGGGGCAGTACGCTGATGCTATTAAATGGTTGTCTTGGGCTATCTTTCTTTTGGAGAAGGCTGGTGATAATGATGGGAGAATGGAGGTCTTGACCTGCAGGGCATCATGTTACAAGGAAGTTGGGGAGTACAAGAAGGCCGTGGCTGACTGTACCAAG GTTCTGGAACATGATGACACAAATGTATCTGTCCTTGTGCAACGTTCTCTTCTTTATGAGAGCATGGAGAAATACAAACTCGGGGCTGAAGACCTTAGAACTGTAATGAAGCTTGATCCTGGTAATAGAGTTGCAAGAAGTACCATTCATCGCTTGACTAAGATGGCAGGATAG